In Rhizobiaceae bacterium, a genomic segment contains:
- a CDS encoding NADH-quinone oxidoreductase subunit D (Catalyzes the transfer of electrons from NADH to quinone), producing VKLEDCWAWGFSGVMVRGSGAAWDLRRSQPYECYSDLDFDIPIGKNGDCYDRYVIRMIEMREAAKIMRQCVNRLLGDAKVGPVSSIDGKMVPPKRGQMKRSMEALIHHFKLYTEGYHVPAGEVYAAVEAPKGEFGVYVVADGTNKPYRCKIRAPGYAHLQAMDFICRGHQLADVSAILGSLDIVFGEVDR from the coding sequence TGTGAAGCTGGAAGACTGCTGGGCCTGGGGCTTTTCGGGCGTCATGGTACGCGGCTCGGGCGCGGCCTGGGACCTGCGCCGCTCGCAGCCCTATGAGTGCTATTCCGACCTCGATTTCGATATCCCGATCGGCAAGAACGGCGACTGCTACGACCGTTACGTCATCCGCATGATCGAGATGCGCGAAGCGGCCAAGATCATGCGCCAGTGCGTCAACCGCCTTCTGGGCGATGCCAAGGTCGGCCCGGTCTCCTCGATCGACGGCAAAATGGTGCCGCCGAAGCGCGGCCAGATGAAGCGCTCGATGGAAGCGCTTATCCACCACTTCAAGCTCTATACGGAAGGCTACCATGTGCCTGCCGGCGAAGTGTATGCGGCCGTCGAGGCGCCGAAGGGCGAATTCGGCGTCTACGTCGTCGCCGACGGCACCAACAAGCCGTACCGTTGCAAGATCCGCGCACCGGGCTACGCCCATCTTCAGGCGATGGACTTCATCTGTCGCGGCCACCAGCTCGCCGACGTCTCGGCGATCCTCGGCTCCCTCGACATCGTGTTCGGCGAGGTCGATCGCTGA